Proteins encoded by one window of Desulfurellaceae bacterium:
- a CDS encoding FAD-dependent oxidoreductase translates to MHVAVLGAGVLGLSTALVAQQRGWTVSLYTDRLPLHTTSVKAGASFKPHAVGYTAHTRRLLEDSWTAFERVLAEAGAVAGVRKHVHWEASSAPRPPADYLSVMQQVRILERPEVPGGYAFGWRYVSFFIDMPVYLTWLMARFEQNTGRVVVVGQPFTDLEQLAGLPAEVIFNCTGLGSRRLCHDQRLIPIKGQVVVVGPRPDMDWSINADGFYVYPRKTETLLGGTTERNIYTETVDNGALHLVIHGNKRILPGLELGDVRRAYAGLRPYREGGSRIEAEERNSRRIVHNYGHGGAGVTLSWGSARAALACV, encoded by the coding sequence ATGCATGTTGCGGTTCTCGGCGCCGGGGTGCTTGGCCTGAGCACGGCTCTTGTGGCCCAACAGCGCGGCTGGACCGTTAGCCTGTACACCGACCGTCTGCCGCTGCACACCACCTCGGTCAAAGCCGGCGCCAGTTTCAAGCCCCACGCGGTGGGCTATACCGCACACACCCGGCGCCTCCTCGAAGACAGCTGGACCGCGTTTGAGCGGGTGCTAGCCGAGGCTGGCGCGGTTGCGGGCGTGCGTAAACACGTCCACTGGGAGGCCAGCAGCGCGCCCCGGCCCCCGGCCGACTATCTGTCAGTGATGCAGCAGGTACGCATCCTGGAACGGCCCGAGGTGCCCGGCGGCTACGCCTTTGGCTGGAGATACGTGAGCTTTTTTATTGACATGCCCGTGTACCTGACGTGGTTGATGGCCCGGTTCGAGCAAAACACGGGCCGTGTCGTGGTTGTCGGCCAGCCGTTCACCGACCTGGAGCAGTTGGCCGGTCTGCCGGCCGAGGTTATTTTCAACTGTACCGGCCTGGGCTCGCGCCGGCTGTGTCACGACCAACGGCTGATCCCGATCAAGGGCCAAGTCGTGGTCGTCGGCCCCCGACCCGACATGGACTGGTCGATCAACGCCGACGGGTTTTATGTATATCCGCGTAAAACCGAGACCCTGCTGGGCGGCACGACCGAGAGAAATATCTATACCGAAACGGTCGACAACGGGGCGCTGCACCTGGTGATTCACGGCAACAAGCGCATCCTGCCCGGTCTGGAGCTGGGCGATGTCCGCCGGGCGTATGCCGGGCTGCGGCCCTACCGCGAGGGCGGCAGCCGGATTGAGGCCGAAGAGCGAAACAGTCGGCGTATCGTCCACAACTACGGCCACGGCGGAGCCGGGGTGACCCTGTCGTGGGGCAGCGCC
- a CDS encoding zinc ribbon domain-containing protein, which produces MPLYEYHCVACQLTFEELSSMRESNKKKACPSCGKRAPRIVSAFAISSGAVDVHAGQQPRPSPQNQHQRPLCMRYPQVPLSCHMDEYSVKRFAAHSVGRGNEFDDTTAKAAEVRKQRGLPEPSYAPPSHGHDHTHGHSHKKSTDSKNFRRHAHSRDHGPTKGKTAAKAAHSH; this is translated from the coding sequence ATGCCGCTGTACGAATACCACTGCGTCGCCTGTCAGCTCACCTTTGAGGAGTTAAGCTCAATGCGTGAGTCCAACAAAAAGAAGGCGTGTCCGAGCTGCGGCAAACGCGCCCCCCGGATTGTGTCGGCCTTTGCCATCAGCTCCGGCGCGGTTGATGTCCACGCCGGACAACAGCCCCGGCCCAGCCCTCAGAATCAGCACCAGCGGCCCCTGTGCATGCGCTACCCGCAGGTCCCGCTGTCGTGCCACATGGACGAATATTCGGTGAAGCGCTTTGCCGCCCACAGCGTCGGCCGGGGCAACGAGTTTGACGATACCACGGCCAAGGCGGCCGAGGTGCGCAAGCAGCGTGGCCTGCCCGAACCCAGCTATGCGCCGCCCTCGCACGGCCATGACCACACTCACGGCCACAGCCATAAGAAGAGCACCGACAGCAAGAATTTCCGCCGCCACGCCCATTCGCGCGATCACGGTCCCACCAAGGGTAAGACCGCGGCCAAGGCGGCGCATAGCCACTAG
- a CDS encoding N-acyl homoserine lactonase family protein, producing MANGTATKMWALPNATLTVPQSLLAHGGADDLVEIPCPAYLIEHPKGLVLFDTGCHPAAADDPVGHWGPFAEALQINYPKELLLDRQIQALGYKMDDIKYVIVSHLHLDHTGYLHAFPNAKFLIMENELRYAYWPDTHLRDVFVFKDIVPTRNFDWLELQGDFDVFGDSSLHLLKTPGHTPGESSLYVHLPNRSILLVGDTLHLRMQFDTLAGMPLDTDPAQSSLSIQRIKALRDLHEASVWISHDPEDWVEFPHAPTPIE from the coding sequence ATGGCGAATGGAACAGCGACCAAGATGTGGGCCTTGCCCAACGCAACCCTGACCGTGCCCCAGAGCCTGCTGGCCCACGGCGGGGCTGACGATCTGGTGGAGATTCCGTGTCCGGCCTATCTGATCGAACACCCCAAGGGTCTGGTCCTGTTCGATACCGGCTGCCATCCGGCTGCGGCCGATGACCCGGTCGGCCACTGGGGACCGTTCGCCGAAGCCCTGCAGATCAACTATCCCAAAGAGCTGTTGCTCGACCGCCAGATTCAGGCCCTGGGCTACAAGATGGACGATATCAAATACGTGATCGTCTCCCACCTGCACCTCGACCACACCGGCTATCTGCACGCCTTTCCGAACGCCAAGTTCCTGATCATGGAAAACGAGCTGCGCTACGCCTACTGGCCGGATACGCACCTGCGGGACGTGTTCGTGTTCAAGGATATCGTGCCGACCCGCAATTTCGACTGGCTGGAGTTACAGGGCGATTTCGACGTGTTTGGCGACAGCAGCCTGCACCTGCTCAAGACCCCGGGCCATACGCCGGGCGAAAGCTCGCTGTACGTCCACCTGCCCAACCGCTCCATCCTGCTCGTTGGCGATACCCTCCACCTGCGGATGCAGTTCGACACCCTGGCCGGTATGCCGCTGGACACCGATCCGGCGCAGTCCTCGCTGTCGATTCAGCGCATCAAGGCCCTGCGCGACCTGCACGAGGCCAGCGTCTGGATTTCGCACGACCCCGAAGACTGGGTCGAGTTTCCGCACGCGCCCACGCCGATCGAATAG
- a CDS encoding acyl-CoA dehydrogenase, producing MDFSYSPAEEQFRDDVRAWMEANVPDDLRGGKDEDLEPAERWQRGLDWHQKLHEGGWVGLWWPEEYGGRGASLLEQAIFNEEMSRLGVSQGVNLSGISLLGPTLMHWGTEAQKQRFLPKILPAEHIWCQGYSEPGSGSDLASIQTRAVEDGDQFVVNGQKVWTSWAQYSDWCFVLVRTDPDAPKHKGISYILVDMHSPGVTVRPLVQINGDAEFNEVFFEDVRVPKENLVGDLNQGWMVAITTLMFERVSSSSFYRFEKLLPQLHEVARRVELNGRPAIEDEAVRQQLAQFSIEAEAVKYNELRRLTRQLHGQPPGPEGSFSKIISTELNMRVVDFAMELLGPYAVLAKGSPFAVDQARWSYRMLSARGGTIAAGTNEILRGVIGERVLGLPKAR from the coding sequence ATGGATTTCAGCTATTCACCGGCAGAAGAACAGTTTCGTGACGACGTGCGGGCCTGGATGGAGGCCAATGTGCCGGACGACCTGCGGGGCGGCAAGGACGAAGACCTGGAGCCCGCAGAACGCTGGCAGCGCGGCCTGGACTGGCATCAGAAGCTGCACGAGGGGGGCTGGGTCGGCCTGTGGTGGCCCGAGGAGTACGGCGGGCGCGGAGCATCGCTGCTCGAACAGGCCATCTTTAACGAGGAGATGAGTCGTCTGGGTGTATCGCAAGGGGTGAACCTGAGCGGGATTTCGCTGCTCGGGCCAACTCTGATGCACTGGGGCACGGAGGCCCAGAAGCAACGCTTTCTGCCCAAGATTCTGCCGGCCGAGCACATCTGGTGTCAGGGCTATTCCGAGCCGGGCTCGGGCTCGGATCTGGCCTCGATCCAGACCCGGGCGGTTGAAGACGGCGACCAGTTCGTGGTCAACGGCCAGAAGGTGTGGACAAGCTGGGCGCAGTACTCGGACTGGTGTTTTGTGCTGGTCCGGACCGACCCCGACGCTCCCAAACACAAGGGCATCAGCTATATCCTGGTCGATATGCACAGCCCCGGCGTGACGGTCCGCCCGCTGGTCCAGATCAACGGCGATGCGGAGTTCAACGAGGTCTTTTTTGAGGACGTGCGGGTGCCCAAGGAGAATCTGGTCGGAGACCTCAACCAGGGCTGGATGGTGGCGATTACGACCCTCATGTTCGAGCGGGTGTCGAGCAGCAGCTTTTATCGCTTCGAGAAGCTCCTGCCCCAGCTGCACGAGGTCGCCCGCCGGGTCGAGTTGAACGGGCGTCCGGCGATTGAGGACGAGGCCGTGCGCCAACAGCTGGCCCAGTTCTCGATCGAGGCCGAGGCGGTCAAGTACAACGAGCTGCGGCGGCTGACCCGCCAGCTCCACGGCCAGCCGCCGGGACCCGAGGGTTCGTTCTCCAAGATCATCTCCACCGAGCTGAATATGCGGGTCGTGGACTTTGCCATGGAACTCTTGGGACCGTATGCGGTGCTGGCCAAGGGCTCGCCGTTTGCGGTCGATCAGGCCCGCTGGTCGTATCGGATGCTGAGCGCGCGGGGCGGCACGATCGCCGCCGGGACGAACGAGATTCTGCGCGGAGTGATTGGCGAGCGGGTGCTGGGGCTGCCCAAGGCACGCTAG
- a CDS encoding acyl-CoA dehydrogenase family protein, giving the protein MEFTFSEEQRLLQDSLRQYAKEKLLPKYAHWDAGHTISRDELREAAALGIFGLRVPEKFGGQEVDYVTCGLMTEELSRGDFNYSLYIQLGLIASELLADYAHPEVQAEWLTRHARGDAVIAFGLTEPSAGSDAARITTRAQKMGDDYVISGEKASITFAGYADACIVFARTGEQGAHGLSAFLVPLDSPGVSRQVYKSPGERLTQRGSLFFDGVRVPARNRVGDESRGFQQAMVAFDFNRAIIGLACVGAAQQSLDETIEYTKGRIVFGKPLATFEGVAFQIAEHLSLLEAARLVSYKCLWLKDQGRKHTKEAAMAKWMGPKFSAEAIHACIILHGHYGYSMDAPLEQRWRDVLGLEIGDGTPEIMKGIVAREAFGREYTAYRS; this is encoded by the coding sequence ATGGAATTCACCTTTAGTGAAGAGCAGCGCCTGCTTCAAGACAGCCTGCGCCAGTACGCCAAGGAAAAACTGCTGCCCAAATACGCCCACTGGGATGCGGGTCACACGATCAGCCGTGACGAGCTGCGGGAGGCGGCCGCACTGGGCATCTTCGGGCTGCGAGTGCCGGAAAAGTTTGGCGGCCAAGAGGTCGATTACGTCACCTGCGGCCTGATGACCGAGGAGCTGTCACGGGGCGACTTCAACTACAGTCTGTATATCCAGCTGGGCCTGATCGCCTCAGAACTGCTGGCCGACTACGCCCACCCCGAGGTCCAGGCCGAGTGGCTGACCCGACACGCCCGGGGCGACGCGGTTATCGCCTTTGGCCTGACCGAGCCCAGCGCCGGCTCAGACGCGGCCCGCATCACCACCCGGGCCCAAAAGATGGGCGACGACTACGTCATCAGCGGCGAAAAAGCCTCCATCACCTTTGCCGGCTATGCCGACGCCTGCATTGTTTTTGCCCGCACCGGTGAGCAGGGCGCCCACGGCCTGTCGGCCTTTCTGGTCCCGCTCGACAGCCCGGGCGTCAGCCGCCAGGTGTATAAGAGTCCGGGCGAACGGCTGACCCAGCGCGGCTCGCTGTTTTTTGACGGGGTGCGGGTGCCGGCCCGCAATCGGGTCGGCGATGAGAGCCGGGGTTTTCAGCAGGCCATGGTCGCCTTTGATTTCAACCGGGCGATTATCGGGCTGGCCTGCGTTGGCGCCGCCCAGCAGTCGCTGGACGAGACTATCGAGTACACCAAGGGCCGGATCGTCTTCGGCAAGCCGCTGGCCACCTTTGAAGGCGTGGCGTTCCAGATTGCCGAGCATCTGAGCCTGCTCGAAGCGGCGCGTCTGGTGTCCTACAAGTGCCTGTGGCTCAAGGACCAGGGCCGCAAACATACCAAAGAAGCGGCCATGGCCAAATGGATGGGGCCCAAGTTCTCGGCCGAGGCGATTCACGCCTGCATCATTCTGCACGGCCATTACGGCTACAGCATGGACGCGCCGCTGGAACAGCGCTGGCGGGATGTGCTGGGTCTGGAGATCGGCGACGGCACGCCGGAGATCATGAAGGGCATTGTCGCCCGCGAGGCGTTCGGACGGGAGTATACCGCCTATCGGTCCTAG
- a CDS encoding alpha/beta hydrolase has protein sequence MAETQGWQDETVQVAGTELVVTTGGSGPALLVLHEELGHPGITSWHEELARTHTLMIPHHPGFGKSPRVEWVNNVRDLAGFYAQAIQDRGLAPANVIGFSLGGWVAAEMAAANAAQFRRLVLVGATGIRPPEGEIKDMFVVTARAYLDASVADMENTPEFAKLYGGEQTPEQYEAWEDARAETARIAWEPYMFYPSLGPLLAGAKDLPTLIIWGRNDDVVPLSAGQAYNKAIPGSELVVFDNCGHRPEIEQTEAFVERVRRFLA, from the coding sequence TTGGCAGAAACACAAGGATGGCAAGACGAAACGGTCCAGGTTGCTGGTACCGAGTTGGTAGTGACGACAGGGGGCTCCGGCCCCGCATTGCTCGTGTTGCACGAGGAACTGGGACACCCGGGCATTACCAGTTGGCATGAAGAGTTGGCCCGGACGCATACGCTCATGATCCCCCACCACCCGGGTTTCGGAAAATCGCCCCGGGTCGAGTGGGTCAACAATGTACGCGACCTGGCCGGTTTTTACGCCCAGGCGATCCAGGACAGGGGGCTGGCTCCGGCCAACGTCATCGGGTTTTCGCTGGGCGGCTGGGTTGCGGCGGAAATGGCGGCCGCCAACGCTGCCCAATTCCGGCGTCTGGTGCTGGTCGGCGCAACCGGCATTCGACCGCCCGAGGGCGAGATCAAGGACATGTTTGTGGTGACCGCCCGGGCCTATCTCGATGCCAGCGTTGCTGACATGGAAAACACCCCGGAATTCGCCAAACTGTACGGCGGCGAGCAAACCCCCGAGCAGTACGAAGCCTGGGAAGACGCGCGGGCCGAGACCGCCCGTATCGCCTGGGAGCCGTATATGTTCTACCCCAGCCTGGGGCCCCTGCTGGCCGGGGCAAAAGACCTGCCGACCCTCATCATCTGGGGCAGGAACGACGACGTTGTCCCGCTGAGCGCGGGTCAAGCCTATAACAAGGCGATTCCGGGCTCCGAGCTGGTCGTCTTCGACAACTGTGGCCACCGGCCCGAGATCGAACAGACCGAGGCCTTTGTCGAGCGGGTTCGGCGCTTTTTGGCCTAG
- the pyrE gene encoding orotate phosphoribosyltransferase has protein sequence MPDARQQLLAALVEQSYRWDPVKQFRLASGRLSDYYLECKLTTFQAHSLPLVGQLLYDMLKGRAVACGGLTQGADPLALALAYYSAGQADPIQAFSVRKEPKAHGARRWIEGCARPGDRVFVLDDVATTGGSTIKAIEACREGGLDVRGALVLVDREENDGLNNIRAALGEALPVLTVFTRTEIEACRRESQPASPPAH, from the coding sequence ATGCCAGACGCACGACAGCAGTTATTGGCCGCCCTGGTCGAGCAGTCCTACCGCTGGGACCCGGTCAAGCAGTTTCGGCTGGCCTCGGGCCGGCTGAGCGACTATTATCTGGAGTGCAAACTGACGACCTTTCAGGCTCACAGCCTGCCGCTCGTCGGCCAGCTGCTGTACGACATGCTCAAGGGCCGCGCGGTGGCCTGTGGCGGACTGACCCAGGGCGCCGATCCCCTGGCCCTGGCCCTGGCCTACTACAGCGCCGGGCAGGCCGATCCGATCCAGGCCTTCAGCGTCCGCAAAGAACCCAAAGCCCACGGGGCGCGGCGCTGGATCGAGGGCTGCGCCCGGCCCGGCGACCGGGTCTTTGTGCTCGACGACGTGGCGACGACCGGCGGCTCGACCATCAAGGCAATTGAGGCCTGTCGGGAGGGCGGTTTAGATGTCCGGGGCGCCCTGGTCCTGGTTGACCGTGAAGAGAACGACGGGCTGAACAACATCCGGGCGGCGCTCGGCGAGGCATTGCCCGTCCTGACTGTCTTCACCCGCACCGAGATCGAAGCCTGCCGGCGCGAGTCTCAGCCTGCCTCACCCCCAGCCCATTAA
- a CDS encoding glycosyltransferase family 9 protein has translation MRTSPPPLSVPSPRRILIVLLGAIGDVTRALPLLMRVRHAYPDSHIAWAVEPAAAPLLEYHPALNDVLIYHRARGLRAFIPFLRAVRGQGFDLVLDLQRHAKSGLVSWWSAAPVRLGFHRVNTKEGNWLFNTHAIEPVADFSLKLGQYLKFAERLGLEEPPAVEFGLRLRPEEERRVERLLGDTSQPFAAFFLGSRWPSRFWFPESTAQVARALRAKHGLGVVLLGGPDEVAFAQTVRRAGGPGVTDLSGQTSLRDLIGIFTRCRLAFGPDSGPMHIAAASGAPVVSLWGATSPVRSAPWGSQQWVITGPAACSPCYTRQCRIGRRCMQRIRPSQVLEVIERALGS, from the coding sequence ATGCGAACCTCTCCGCCGCCCCTGAGCGTTCCGAGCCCCCGGCGCATTCTGATCGTTCTGCTCGGGGCAATCGGCGATGTCACCAGAGCCCTGCCGCTGCTGATGCGGGTTCGACACGCCTATCCCGACAGCCATATTGCCTGGGCGGTCGAGCCGGCCGCAGCGCCGCTGCTGGAGTATCATCCGGCCCTGAACGATGTCCTGATCTACCACCGGGCGCGCGGCCTGCGGGCTTTCATTCCTTTTCTACGCGCGGTTCGAGGCCAGGGTTTTGATCTGGTGCTCGACCTGCAACGCCACGCCAAAAGCGGTCTGGTCAGCTGGTGGTCGGCCGCACCGGTGCGGCTGGGTTTCCACCGCGTGAACACCAAGGAGGGCAACTGGCTGTTCAATACCCATGCCATCGAACCGGTGGCCGATTTTTCGCTCAAGCTGGGCCAGTATCTCAAGTTTGCCGAGCGTCTAGGACTGGAGGAACCCCCGGCGGTGGAGTTCGGGCTCCGCCTGCGTCCCGAAGAGGAGCGACGGGTCGAGCGGCTGCTGGGCGATACGTCGCAGCCGTTTGCCGCCTTTTTCCTGGGTTCGCGCTGGCCGAGCCGCTTCTGGTTCCCCGAATCGACCGCCCAGGTGGCACGGGCGCTGCGCGCCAAGCACGGCCTGGGGGTGGTTCTGCTCGGGGGCCCGGACGAGGTGGCGTTTGCCCAGACGGTCAGGCGGGCGGGCGGCCCGGGGGTCACCGACCTGAGCGGCCAGACCAGCCTGCGCGACCTGATCGGCATCTTCACGCGCTGTCGCCTCGCCTTCGGACCCGACTCGGGACCGATGCATATCGCGGCCGCCAGCGGCGCGCCGGTGGTCTCGCTGTGGGGGGCAACCAGCCCGGTCCGCTCGGCGCCCTGGGGTTCGCAGCAGTGGGTGATCACCGGACCTGCGGCGTGCAGCCCGTGTTATACGCGGCAGTGCCGCATCGGCCGCCGCTGCATGCAGCGCATCCGGCCGTCCCAGGTCCTCGAGGTTATTGAGCGGGCCCTCGGCAGCTGA
- a CDS encoding sulfatase: MMSPPNILVLLIDCLRADALFGQGRGCQTPTLDRLVRSGVSCTQAVSSASSTTPCVASLLTGTYSFVHGIRSIFGLKLSPQVPSLVEVFKAHGYHTYAEVSGPLFPETRLDRGFDTYDFRDGPAYLSTDWGTDLRHRLQTAYHQPWFGFLHLWELHHHRHILPRFRSRAYGRNRYERALSCLDDQLASVIDLLPPNTIVVVHGDHGEKLVKTDLGYRTYRLLRDVFGPSIAKREGHEMDVYEDLIRVPLVFSFLGPAAHPQLPAGQTVTQPVRQIDVLPTLLELAGLTPPDDIHGRSLVPALATDTPLGLEAYLEAFLRIHSDPRDRRVGWRTAEWKYIYAPENPELPEELYQLTADPGERHNLIETQPEVGLRLRQQIERLQNGPLAANPGQQMSADERRALEKRMADLGYLS; encoded by the coding sequence ATGATGTCACCGCCGAATATTCTCGTCCTGCTGATCGACTGCTTGCGGGCCGATGCCCTCTTCGGCCAGGGACGTGGTTGCCAGACCCCAACCCTGGATCGGCTGGTCCGCTCGGGAGTCAGCTGTACCCAGGCTGTCTCGTCGGCCTCTTCGACCACACCGTGTGTGGCCAGTCTGCTGACCGGCACCTATTCCTTTGTCCACGGCATACGCTCCATCTTCGGGCTCAAGCTGAGCCCCCAGGTGCCCTCCCTGGTCGAGGTCTTCAAGGCCCACGGCTATCACACCTATGCCGAGGTCAGCGGGCCGCTGTTCCCCGAAACCCGGCTTGACCGGGGTTTCGACACCTACGACTTCCGCGACGGCCCGGCCTATCTGTCGACCGACTGGGGAACGGACTTGCGCCACCGCCTGCAAACCGCCTACCACCAGCCGTGGTTCGGGTTTCTGCACCTGTGGGAACTCCACCACCACCGGCATATTCTGCCCCGGTTCCGCAGCCGGGCCTACGGGCGCAACCGCTATGAGCGGGCGCTGTCGTGTCTGGATGACCAGTTGGCTTCGGTGATCGATCTCCTGCCGCCCAATACGATTGTCGTCGTCCACGGCGACCACGGCGAGAAGCTGGTCAAGACCGATCTCGGCTACCGGACCTATCGCCTGCTGCGCGACGTCTTCGGCCCGTCCATCGCCAAGCGCGAGGGACACGAGATGGACGTGTACGAAGACCTGATTCGGGTACCGCTGGTGTTCTCCTTCCTCGGTCCCGCGGCCCACCCCCAGCTCCCCGCCGGGCAGACCGTCACGCAGCCGGTGCGCCAAATTGATGTGCTGCCGACCCTGCTCGAGCTGGCCGGACTGACGCCGCCGGACGACATCCACGGTCGCAGCCTGGTTCCGGCCCTGGCCACAGACACGCCGCTCGGGCTCGAAGCCTACCTCGAAGCCTTCCTGCGCATCCACTCCGATCCGCGCGACCGCCGGGTCGGCTGGCGGACGGCGGAGTGGAAATATATCTATGCGCCGGAAAATCCCGAGCTGCCCGAAGAACTCTATCAGTTGACGGCCGATCCGGGCGAACGACACAACCTGATCGAGACCCAGCCCGAGGTTGGGCTCAGACTCCGCCAACAGATCGAACGCCTGCAAAACGGCCCGCTGGCCGCCAATCCGGGCCAGCAAATGAGCGCCGACGAACGGCGTGCGCTGGAGAAGCGCATGGCCGATCTGGGCTATCTGTCATAG
- a CDS encoding glycosyltransferase, with amino-acid sequence MAVPPLSPVFCVADRPDLSQRLPIAPQDWGSSHLLKQDKDTTVSLVSLPLGAVVTKHHRLQRWGRIGEALLHGSPAQRSWQGAKLLQEHGFCVPRPLAVLERRQAGLVRESVYVSQGLVSQVGLDRYWREHHAGWSVAHQRRFLAALADFLRRFHAAGLYVGDMKDANLFVETVQGADRDGDWRFYLVDLDRVRHFPRLSLQRRLKNLVQLERTLGRRLRLSQRVFFFYRYLGTPLPPSQARRDLLRRLVRLRDKKDREYTRRRARRRSDADRPSDAALEADLQRAPISCCIVCFNEAAHIRRCLESVKWCDEIVVVDSFSTDQTVQICREYTPHVIRRAWPGFVEQKRFALGQTSHEWVLNIDADEEVSPALQQEIVTILERDDPAVDGFYIPRLVYYLGRWWWHGWYPSYRLRLFRKTKVSWGGVNPHEKVLLRGQADRVAGNIYHYTYDDITDHLRTVNDLTDIAAQELAQRGVRVHVWDILFRPLWRFVRFYVLSGCMRDGRAGFFVSVTAALYTFLKYAKLWEHTLGKPPHAQTRPTGRSAY; translated from the coding sequence GTGGCAGTCCCTCCCCTCTCCCCCGTCTTTTGTGTTGCGGACAGGCCGGACCTGAGCCAGCGCCTGCCAATCGCCCCGCAGGACTGGGGTTCGAGCCATCTGCTGAAACAGGACAAAGACACGACCGTCAGCCTGGTGTCCCTGCCCCTCGGCGCGGTGGTCACCAAGCATCACCGCTTACAGCGCTGGGGCCGGATCGGCGAGGCGCTCCTGCACGGCTCGCCAGCCCAGCGATCCTGGCAGGGCGCAAAGCTGCTCCAGGAGCACGGATTCTGTGTGCCACGCCCCCTGGCCGTGCTGGAGCGACGCCAGGCCGGGCTCGTCCGGGAGAGCGTGTATGTCAGCCAGGGGCTGGTCAGCCAAGTCGGCCTGGACCGCTACTGGCGGGAACACCACGCCGGCTGGTCGGTCGCCCACCAGCGGCGCTTCCTGGCCGCCCTGGCCGACTTCCTGCGCCGCTTTCACGCCGCAGGCCTGTACGTCGGAGACATGAAAGACGCCAACCTGTTTGTCGAGACGGTCCAGGGTGCGGACCGAGACGGAGACTGGCGTTTTTATCTGGTCGATCTCGACCGGGTGCGCCACTTTCCGCGCCTCAGCCTCCAGCGCCGGCTCAAGAACTTAGTCCAACTGGAGCGGACGCTCGGTCGTCGGCTTCGCCTGAGCCAGCGCGTCTTCTTCTTCTACCGCTACTTGGGCACCCCCCTCCCCCCCTCTCAGGCTCGTCGGGATCTGTTGCGCCGACTCGTCAGGCTGCGGGACAAGAAAGATAGAGAGTACACCCGTCGCCGGGCGCGCCGGCGCTCGGACGCGGACCGGCCGTCCGACGCGGCGCTGGAGGCCGACCTCCAGCGGGCACCGATCTCGTGCTGTATTGTGTGTTTTAACGAAGCCGCCCACATCCGCCGCTGTCTGGAAAGCGTCAAGTGGTGCGATGAGATTGTTGTTGTCGATTCCTTCTCCACCGACCAGACCGTACAGATCTGCCGGGAGTACACGCCCCACGTCATCCGGCGCGCGTGGCCCGGCTTTGTCGAGCAGAAGCGCTTTGCGCTGGGCCAGACCAGCCACGAGTGGGTGTTGAATATCGACGCCGACGAAGAGGTCTCACCGGCCCTGCAACAAGAGATTGTGACGATCCTGGAGCGCGACGATCCTGCGGTTGACGGCTTTTACATCCCCCGTCTGGTGTATTACCTGGGCCGCTGGTGGTGGCACGGCTGGTATCCCAGCTATCGGCTGCGCCTGTTCCGCAAGACCAAGGTAAGCTGGGGAGGGGTGAACCCGCACGAAAAAGTCCTGCTGCGCGGTCAGGCCGACCGTGTAGCGGGCAATATCTACCACTACACCTACGACGATATCACCGATCACCTGCGGACGGTGAACGACCTGACCGACATCGCCGCCCAGGAGTTGGCCCAGCGTGGCGTCCGGGTTCATGTGTGGGATATCCTGTTCCGCCCGCTGTGGCGCTTTGTGCGTTTTTATGTGCTGAGCGGCTGTATGCGGGACGGCCGGGCAGGGTTCTTTGTGTCGGTCACCGCCGCTTTGTACACCTTTCTCAAATACGCCAAGCTGTGGGAACACACGCTGGGCAAGCCACCCCATGCACAGACGCGACCGACGGGCCGTTCTGCATATTGA